Genomic segment of Drosophila biarmipes strain raj3 chromosome 2L, RU_DBia_V1.1, whole genome shotgun sequence:
CGGAGTCCTTGAACTGGTACGAGGCGTATGAGAAGTGTCGGGAGCTGGAGTCAGAATTGGTAACTTTCGAAACGGACCAGGAGTTCGACGTCGTCGCCGCCTATTTAATGGCCAACGGCTCGCGCCAGAACTACTGGACATCCGGCAACGATCTGGCCAAAACAGGAACCCACAAGTGGTTTACTTCCGGCGAGCGAATAAGTACTCTAAGATGGGCGGTCAACCAGCCCGACAATGCCGGCCAGAGGGAGCACTGCATCCACATGGGCTACATATACGGCGACTCCAAGAGGTTCGAACTGAACGATCGCCCCTGCGCCCAGGACGGCAACAGTTTGTTTAAGTACATCTGCGAAGCTCCCAAGCTGGAAACCATTTCCATTGTGGTGTGGAAATAATTTTGGGGTGGTTCAAAAGTTTCACAATTTCAGTCAATTTTCTTCCTCTTGTAAATACCTTAAATACCTTACAGGAGGGACGAGCTTCTTATGaactaataattaaaaagtataaatacaTTAAAT
This window contains:
- the LOC108033678 gene encoding C-type lectin 37Da, with product MLKLTVLILILLAIAKIGWSREKFTIQVNEDNAVGAVLKAEPFLKINDGYYFFGTESLNWYEAYEKCRELESELVTFETDQEFDVVAAYLMANGSRQNYWTSGNDLAKTGTHKWFTSGERISTLRWAVNQPDNAGQREHCIHMGYIYGDSKRFELNDRPCAQDGNSLFKYICEAPKLETISIVVWK